DNA from Mustela erminea isolate mMusErm1 chromosome 18, mMusErm1.Pri, whole genome shotgun sequence:
GGTCCATTattgccttctctttcttgtcCTCACAGACCTCATGACAAACCTAAGCCTGAAAACGGTATATTAACTGGTACCATGTCATTAACTTTTATTCTCAATTATTTCAGGGTGAAACCCTTTGTACTTGTTGCTTTGAtgatttctcccatttttcttcctcctgattATTCCACGTGTTTCCCCTGTTCCCATGCAAGCTGTGTCTTCTAGGTCTGACTGGTAGACAGATTCCTTCAGGTTGAGAATTACCTCAAACACACAAATACAGAAGGCTGTCTGATTTTTATCCTCAGTCATGGATTTGGTTCAATATCttctttaaggggcacctgggtggctcactgggttaaagcctttgccttcggctcaggtcatggtctcagggtcctgggatcaagccccgtgttgggctctctgctcagaagggagcctgcttccccctctctctctgcctgcctctctgcctacttgtgatctctctctctctgtcaaataaataaataaatataatcttttaaaaataatcttctttaGGCCATTAAAATTCTctgggtatttttttctccttaattactgagattacttttattaaagattagaaaggaagtgccttaaataggaaaaacaatcACATTTCAGAAAGATGATACCTTAAGGTTTTGTATCAGCAGTTGCTCCTTTGGAGAATAAAAGGAATTGCACAAATACTTCATCAATGACAGGTTTGCTTTGAAGATAATATTCTACACTTCGACTAACAGAcagttttgacattttttaaagcaacacaTACTAGAAACTGTGTTTCTGCTATTAGAATGATATTTTAAATCAGTAATCGAActtcaaagaaagaataatgcACTCATTCATTGAAccaacacataaatatttatctgGGACTCTCCTACTGTTTTATTATGTTGATTGCTGAAAATAATGTCACTGAGAAAAACTCATAGGATGACTGTGTAAAAACCTACTGTCACAGATTAAATGTGGGAAGGAGGACCTGAAATTATGAAGTCttaattcagtgttttaaaagaagCTATTAATTGCAAGCTCATGCAGCAATTCAAAATAAGTTTGTCCACTAAAGGAGTGAAGAAAAGCTACTTTAATTAACAGATCCACGCTCGTAATTAGCGTGTCAACTTTTTGTGCACAAATGGATGTTTCCAAAGTACTGAAAGGACTTTCCTTTTCTCACATTAGTTGCTCTGCCATCTTCCAAACAATCTTGTTAAAGCATTAATTTACTTTACAACCCTCCTCTTTAACTTCAGGACATCTGCGTGAACTGCTGACAGTTCTCTTTGAGTGGACCCCAATTACTTCTCTGGGTTTTTTCATCTAcgtaatatcttattttttttaaagtattcattttagaaaaagagagaaaggagagagagcacatgtgcacgtGGCACAGGGAAAAGGATAATCTTAAGTGTGTTCTGTGCTGAGAATGGAGCCTGATGGAGGGTTTGaggtaggacttgatctcaggactctcacatcaccacctgagctgaagcaaaGACTCTGCCATTTAACGGActcagccacccagctgccccaataATATCTAACTTCCCGATGTTCATGATAAATTCCATGCTGCGTGTTGTGAGATCATGTCAAGGACCATGTGTATTCTCAGGCAAACATTAACATTGGTGGCAACATTAATGAGCCCTGGTTCAGTATGAATGGCGACTCCACAGAAACAACTGCATGAAGACTAGTTAGTGAGAGCAATTTTTTACTGATAGAAAGCTTTTAAGTTGTGTTCTACAGATGTGAATGTAACAATCTGTGGGAAAGATATGTAACAATATATGTAAAACTCTCTGGGAATACAAACACATACATCAATAGGTTTGTGTACACAGCTCTTCGGAAGGATGGTTAAGATCTGTAGGTGAATGGCACTCTCGggactttcttccattttttccctccatttccaaACTTACAACCAATAAGCAAAAATCTAGATAAAAGCCCAGTAATAATTAACATATATCTCTCTAGGTGACAAATGACGCATTCACCATTGTCCTGTTTCCATTTTCCAACAATGGGTACTGTTAGTTACCTATGTTGATATGCTGCTCTCTCTTACTTGCTAGATTTCAACATAGAACGAAAATCTTCATTATGTTGAGAGTGATTAGAACTTATTACAAGAAATACTATTGATGTGTAGTTTGTCTACAAAGTCGGGTATAAAATGCATAAGATTTATGTCAGTAAATATAGTGTCAGCAAGATAGATCCAAGCTATCTTACCAAGGGCacaataaagttaaataaaatatcaaaatagagCGGGTTAGGCAGGCATCAAAGAACAAGGCAGTCAGGGACTTAAGGAGTCAGACTGCAGAGAGCTGTAGGACTACAAAGTAGATGAGTGATCAACTAGGGCTAGGGGTAGGGGAGTTAAGGGAGGAGGCATGAGGGGTACGGGGTTTCCGTTGGGGGGtgatgaaacatttttaatttgattgtGATGATGGATATACAGCTCTGCAAATATACTAAAAGtcaaagctattaaaaaaaatcacagagaaaagagagctaCATTAAAATGGTCATTACATTCTCTGTCATTGCCTTTTCCCCTTGAGGCATTTGCTGATCTCGAATGTAAGCAGTAAGCTCAAATGAGCAGTAGCCAAGTAAATATTGCTGTAGCTTCACACGGACCTGGTCTCGTAGGAGTCCAAGATTGAAGTCCAGGCCTCCAAGCCAACAGGAATGATTTTGGAGAAAAGAGGACCATTGAGGAATGAGACATACCTTCAGTACACAAATTTTTCTCAGCTATTTGCTGAATCTACAGCTCTAAGTGCATAGAACAatattcaaaagggaaaaaatacagaaagcagtTGAAAAGTGACTTAAAAACTTAGCAAATAATTTAGTAAGCTCACAGTTTTGGGAAGGCAAGTTTCCACGAAGGAGGGAATTTCAGTGAAGATGTCATACATGCTATACTCTAAGGCTAAATCAGAACTATGACTCAATGTGATAAGCCCTGACTCTATGTAGGTAAGTCAGTGTGTAGGAGaaaatttataatattgaaaGCCTTAAAAAGCTGACAAATTCATGATCGAAGTATTGagctcaaaaagttgaaaaaaagtggaaattatacaaaggagaaaaatgaaattaatgaaatggcaagaaatatacaatggagaaaataaatggcCAGGCGTTGTTTCTTTGACAAGACtagtataatttataaacatattacaAATctgattaaggggaaaaaaaaggtacaatatcaggaatgaaaagtTAGAAACCAGTAATATGACCATTACTGATGATGGGTGTACTGTAGTTCTATGATAATAAATTAAGACAAGTTATTAAAactgtataagaaaaaaaatattaactctaaATCATCTTATATCCATTACATACACTGAATCAGTAAAATCTTCCCAGGAAGAGAACTTGGGGTGAGATAAGACCCGTAGGGTGAGCAAATGGTAGAATAGGAAGTCCCCAGCTCCTGTCCTTGTCAATAAACAATGATGTGACCATCCACagacaaaaatgtctttttgggAGCTTGGGGATCCAGGTGGGAGGCTGTGAAATTTCAGCAAAGCCTAAGACTGAGGAGAGCTGCTTGTAGGAAGTGGGACCTCATCTTCATGGCAGGTTTACCCACATGGTCCCACTTGCAGACTCAGAGAAGCTGCAAACCCTGTGGACTGAGTCTCACTTGGCTCTGCGTCCTGCAGCCAGCTCCTTCTGCTGCTGACTTGGAGGCACACAGATGAGCAGGCGCTGGCTCCAGTCAGAGCCGAAACAGTCATTCTTAGAAGATGGCAAAAGAAAATGCCTTCATGATTTGGGGTAGATAAAGACTTACGAAATGGGGCCTAaccaatatttctttaaaaatgggtaaattgAACTTCATTAAGTCTATAAGCTTCTCATCATTTAAAGATGCCATTAAGAGAGTGAGTAGACATTCTGCAGACTGGTAGGAGGTATTTGCAATACATGTATCTAAAGAAGAACTTGCATCCAGAATGCATTTAATGCACAAGAGAGAGTGACTCAATGGCCAGTACACTTGTATAATGACCTTGAACTTTATCAGGGGAAAGAAGCATAATGAGATAGGTTTCCCGCACACATGAGAAAgtgtaaaaatagaattttacaaaataacaatATGAAGTATAGGCAGACATATGGAGGACCCctaatgcttttaaaatgatgGTTGTGTAAAATTGGTCCAGATTCTTCACAAAATTCCCTGGCATGACCTATGATGCTGAATAGAAGCATACTGTGGCTCTAGGAATTCCATTCTGGACATACACATGTGCACCAAATGACATGCGCGAGAATGTTCATAGCATCGTTAGTAATTCTTTAAAACAGAACTCAGTTTTCCATcaagagtaaaatttacaaatatgaaCTACTTGTGCATCGAAACACTATAGAACCATGTAAAAAGGACAGGCCATAGATGATTTTGattgaaagaaagaggagatgcAAGTGTATCTAGCGTATGATCCCATAAATCTGAAAGAGAGGCAAACGTATCTGGGATGATTTTTGTCAGAATAGTCCTTACCTTTGATGCAGGGTGTAGTGAGTGAAGTGATGCAGGAATGAGGTTTCCGGGACATTATGTTCTATATGTTGCTATAGGTGGTGTGATATAGGGGTATTGACTTTGTTAACATTCGCGGAGGGTTATTGACTTTGTTAACATTCGCGGAACTATATAGGGAAGATTTGTGTAGGTTGCaggtcataaaaaataaaattaaaaaaatggatgtcACTGGTATCAAAATATTGAAACTCCTAGTAGGCTGCCCCAAAATtgtgtggcagggagagagaggggagattaGTGTGGTGTAGAACAACAAGGGCAATGACAGTAACAAGAACAATAACAGGCACTAGTCATTGGCATAAAAGATGGGGAGAGAGTGGCAGACAATAAAACCACCCTCCAATCTTTTGAAGCAGGTTCTCTAATTACCctactttatatagaaaaaaagcaattcaaaGGGACAAAGTTACTTGCCAAAAATTACAGATATTTACTATACTAGAACTAGACGGGAACCCAGGCAAGATTCTTAACCCCATGCTTTTTCTTtgcatacaaaaataatttagattaaaaaatctcattttgaagGAAGATGACCTAGTCCTAAGGGAAGACAGATCTCCaaagttttatttgatttaaaaatgggggcacctgggtggctcagtgggtcaagcctctgcctttggctcaggtcatgatctcagggtcctgggatagagcccagcatccggctctctgctcagcagggagcctcttccctctctctctctctgcctgcctctctgcctacttgtgatctctgtctgtcagataaataaataaaatctaaagaaaaaaagtatgtaacTTAACCAGCACGGATAAAGCAGCAAAGGGGGATAATAATGTAGAGGCCATAATCTTGCCTAGTTACTAAAGACCAGGTGTTCTTGATgatactaattatttttttaaagattttatttatttattagagagagagagggagagagagcgagcacaggcagacagaatggcaggcagaggcagagggagaagcaagctccccgctgagcaaggagcccgatgtgggactcgatcccaggacggcgggatcatgacctgagccgaaggcagctgcttaaccaactgagccacccaggcgtcccgatgaTGCTAATTATTTTATACTGATAGCTGTTTGCTAGGACATCACTATTCTATTCTCTAGTAGTTACATGTACGTTTTCTTTAGTGCCAGGGAGGTCTTTGCAACTTAGaggaaattttttgaaaacaatAGGTCATGTCTGCCAAGGTAGTAACAGAATTTAGATACTCATTTTCTGTGTCCCCCACATTTCCCAGTCGGCCAAGTACTTTCTTTGCCAatcattccattttattccttaaaaaaggaGTTTGGAACTGGTGGAGTTGAAAGCAAAAGATCTTTAATTGTTTCATTATAGCATTTTATCAATATGTTTGATAAGGTAAATGTGTattaatcatatttatatttgaaaattatattagcTTCtaactcctccccctcccccccaaaatgaTGGACTTTGTGATCTTtgaatcaggattttttttttctccttactgaAGTGATTTAAGGCACTGATATCTCCCACATTCCTTGTGAGGCCTTTATGGGATGTGCCCTGTTTCAGGCCAGAACATTTCTACTACTTTGCTGACTGGCTCCCTACCTTAATTTGATGGAGGAAAGCTTTTTATGTGAATTATGTAAGCACAAAATTTGGCAAGaaaatgagaggggaaaaaaaagcttaaagacACCATAGTCAACAAAGCCAGTGCTTActcaaaacacacatacacacacacacacacacacatacacacacaatcatTCTCAGGAAGCACAATACTTTGCCAATTTTAactcaaagattaaaaataaaaatctctctcaaTTTTAGGTTCTCACACAGAGCCCCTGAAATAAaattcctcccttccccatccctcatTATGACTAGAGCTTAGAAACCATTTGAATCTACACATCCACGCCACAGAAAGAGATTGGTGAGTGTGGGTATCATTAGATTTATGCCATTGTGTACCCTGAGGTGTATTCTAATTCCAGTCCCTTTGATCTGCAATGTGATGCCTTCTTAGTCACAGATTTGAGGTGTCTGGTTTCATCACAGCGAGGCTCTTTCTACATAGCAGGATTTCTCAGCCTCAGTACAACTGATATTTTCAACCAGATAGTTGTTTGTTGTGGGAGTCTGTCTGGTATATCAGAGGGTGTTTCATAGCCTCTCTGGCCTTCTACCCGATAGATGCCAGTATAACTGCCCCCCACTGCCAAACTCAGTTTTGACAAtggaaaatgtctccagacattgtcaaatgtccctGGGAGGTAAATGGTTCCCAGTTGAGCACGTATGtcctagaaaatgaaaacaaaccacagaaaaatacagaggaagaagcaagaggACACTTCTGACAAGCATATTTTAAGATGTTCTAAGCTTTCCAGGAGGATCTTTATATCTAGAtaatttggacattttcttttataataagaGAGGTAGGGGCCACAGCAGTGTATCCATCATTTCAGATCTGTCCTCTTGCCACTGGCTCCACCATACTTGGTCTTCTTTTGGAGGTCAGCTCGtaataatttcagtttcttttgaatCTCAGTCAGAATTCCTATTTTCTGATCCAAAATGGACAATAACTGGGCAATGCAAAAATCAACATCACAGTTTACCCCACCAGCTGTCTCCTGTATGTTTTTCCCTGGCCCTTGGCTTGATCCCTTCCATGAAGTCCTTGTATCCTCTGCTAATGGAGTGGGTAACGTTTCAATGTCTTTaacctgtttttccttctcactcTGAATATCaccagaaattttaataaatccaTCCCCCTGAAGGGATGTTTTTGAATCTGTAATGTGATTTTCCAACATCCTTGGCACCTCAGGTCCAACCGGATAGAGACAGCGATGGTGGGGCCTGAAATCCAGAGTCAATTCTTTCACTCTGTTTGCATATCTTAAAGTGTTGAGGGTGTTTTCACAAGAGGCCATCCCTGGAGAAATCGTAGCAATCATACAAGTGGAGGAATTCTGGCCTATAAAGGAGTCCCGGAGCACCTGCGTCAGTTTGCTGGCTCTGAATGGGGTGTGAGACTTGTTCTGACCCAAAGCCCGGATGCATTCTTTGAGCGCCAGCAGACTTTTATTAATCTCTGCCCCTTCCAGCTGCCTTTTCCTGTTGGCTTTGGCAGTATCTGCTCCCCTTTCGTTCCCAGCTAAGTCAACGAGGGAGAACTTGCCATGCAGGTTCCCTCCTGACTTTAGGATGATCTGGAACACAGCGTGGCTCCTGGAAGAGTGGGCATTGACTGATGTCTGTCCAGAAGTCCGACAGCTGTTTCCTAGTTCCACGAGGTTCAGCACATCCTCCACACTACACACCTCCTGCTCCTGCAGTCCGACCACCTGGATCTGCTGATTGCCATCCTCAAGGACTTGCAGCTTCTTCTTCCAGTTCAACAAGTCATATACCTTGCCCCCgtaaatttcaaaaaatgtccCATAGACTTTGAGGTCCAGCTTCTCGTAAGCTGTGGTTCTGAGCAGGAGGAAGACATCCTGCGCCACCAGGGCATAAATGCCTTTAGAACAATCTTGGTCCCTTCCCGAAAAGGCTCCGCCCATGGTGTGCGTTTTCCCACTGCCTGTCTGCCCGTAGGCAAAGCAGGTGGCCATGCCCTTGCGGAAGATGGATTCCACCAGCGGCTGGGCAGTGAACTGGTACACTAACTCATTGGAGGCCGTGTCATCGAAGGCATGGTCGAAGCAGAAGGTCTGGTTCTCCAGGTAGCGAGTGAGGTCTACCTTTTGCTTGGACTCATGTACCATGACCACGTTGTCTGAGGGGATGGTGATGATGTCCAGGTCCTTCATGGTGGTCTCTCGCTGGTTGAGAGGACGCTTCCTTACGCAGACGCAGATCCGATGGTCTTCCCGGGGCTCCAGGCTGGACACCTTGCTGCAGTCCAGGTGCCTGCGGTACTCTTCGATCATGCGCATGATCTCGTAGTTGGGGTTTCCCGTGTTGACATTGAGGGCGCGCTGGGCTCGGATCTCCAGTTGCAGCCGCCTGCGCTTCTCCCGCTGCTTTTGCAATTTCTCAATTTCCCGTAGGCAGGGAGACTTTTTGCGCTTCATCAGGCAAGGATTGCTGGGGACTCTCAGAGCCAGGCTGTCCCCCGAGGGCGTTTCGTTTTTCTGCGGGATTGCAGCAATCCACCGCGCGCCGCTGCACTGGTCCCCGATGGCCGAGGAGGGCCCCAGAGACAAGGGCAGCAGGGAGGACGCTGTGGGGTGTTCAGCCGAGGCCAGCGCGGGATTCAGCAGGAATATGGTCTCTAGATCAACCTTCTTACCCTTTTTGACTCCTTTCTCAATCCACTCCACTGTGACCCAAGAGTTTTCTCTTTTGATCTCTGTGACCACAGCAAGATGGATCCGCCCGTCGCTGCGTTGGATCGCCACGCAGATGCCCACTTGGACATCTCCCAAGGGCGGCTTCAAGGGTTTCAAGGATGCAAGGCGAGGGGCGGCAGGGAGGCATAACTGGCTGGCCATGGTGAAGGATGGAGGTGTCGGGGCTCGTTTTCGGGGGCCCTTGGGGTTGGAGCAGCAGGACCGGAGCCCAAGCCAGCCTGAAGCGCCGAGGGCACTGAGGTGCTTGTAGTTTGCACCTGCCTTTGTGAGTCCCATACGGGCTCCGCCTGAGCCACTGGCGTCACAATGGGATGGAGACAAGAGGCAGCGGAGTCTGGGGGGGTCGCTAGGTGAAAGGGGGGCGGAGGAGTGGGGTCGGCACGTTCCTGATTCTAGGTACAGACCGCAGGGCTGGAAGAATTGTTCTCTGCCACCGAATACGGAGGGGTCGGAGTTAGGAGTAGGGTGTATGTTCCGCGAACATGTGTGCTCCAGCTTTGGGACTAGCCATTCGCCCCTGCAGTCTTGACCTGCCGCATCAAAGCTAAGCGCTTCAATTCGAGAACCAGGCTGAACCAGTTCAGTCCTCCAGTGACCAGCAGGAGCAAGTAAAGGCGGAGCTGTCCGCAAATCACAGGCTTCTAAGGACAGGATCCCACAGAACGTTCTTCAAACCAGGCATCCTTCTTCCGGCCCGCACCCCGTTGAAACTCTTGACTTGAACAGTCAcaacttaaaaattattcctgCTTAATGGGATTTCTCATTACAAAATCAAAATGAGGGGAATGTAGTGGGTTCTTGTGGTAATTTGCTAGTAGGGCACGTCCTTTGGTGTAGCCTCTGGGGTTGCAAACTCAAAGTGTTTATCACATTCCAGGTGGTTCTGATAGCTAGAAAGGGAGTTTTGTTGCATTGCAGACACCGCCATTTTTGAGATTCTTTCAGTAATTACCTTTCTAAATTCCTTCCGTAATTACACGACTGGCCTCATTATCCGTAAtttggagagaaaggagggacgGTTGGTGAAAACAGAGAATTCATCTTGTACCACCTTCTCATCCcaaaatacgtgtgtgtgtgtgtgtgtgtgtgtgtgtgtttcctttagaAGCTGTTAAGATGGGGCTGGTGGGATGGTCAGGGGAAACGGAAAGGTACCTAAGATGACCAGAGGCAACCATATAATTTGGATTCTCCACCCCCCCATATAATTGCAgattctccaccccccccccccccccgggatgATTTACTTGCAAAACAAAAATTGACCTCAGCTGCTAGATAGGCCAACATGAAGACTGaggtgacattttcttttcttcccacataTCACACTGGCTTTTGGTAAGTCTGACGGTAATTTCCGTGACAGCCTCAAAGTAGCATGAAGTGGCCTGGTGTCCTTACAACCCTCCTGAGGACCCAGGGGGCAATATGGAAACAAATTCTTGTTCTAAACTGACTTCTTTTTCATGGAGAGTTCCTCTCTTCAGTAAATGTAGTCAAgcttaaattttgaaaagaagggATGTGGGAGAGTGTTGGATAAGCTGGGTCAGGGTGTGGTGCTCGTGCTAGTGGACGGAGGAGAGAAAGGACTGTAGCTACCTGTCTTTTTAGGattattaatttcttgatttGCCAACTTCTGAATATTTAAAGTGTGCCGgaaatcagtttttgttttccttttgtcaaGGACGTTATGAGGATgtccttaattcctttttttcatgaagttaaattaagttttaaaaaaatttgctgcTTTCGAGTTTTtgatatagattttatatatatatatacttacttaTATATctgtagatattttatatttatatattacacacataaatatatatatatacctatgtatATTAGCCTTTATCTCTCAAAATTAAAGTGCAATCTCTCTCAAAATTACTCAAACTCTATCTCTTCCAGGTTAGGCACGTTTTTATACCTaagccagtgattttttttttttttctttataaatagacAATGGAGGGGCTTCAGGATGgtctagtgggttaagcctctgcctttgggcccaggtcatgatcccagggtcctgggattgagccccgcatcgggctctctgctcagcgtggagcctgcttccccctctctctctgcctgcctctctgcctacttgtgatctctgtctgtcaaattaaataaataaaatctttaaaaaaaaataaataagtagataatagATGGCAAAGTCCCGGGTGGTCAAGGAAAAAGAGACTAAAGTTTATTTTGCTGTCCAGCATACCCATAAATGCCTTTTCAGCTATTTCAGAGCCTTTCTTCCCCCACGctttagttcttttctttatatatattttcccttgACTATCTCATGTATTTCCATGATTTATTatcacatatgtgtgtatgtatatacacatatatttatatttatattatcatatttatataatatatatacatatatatttatatttatattattatatattacatatatgcatatttatatttctataaatatataaatatatttatattattatatttatttatatatattatatttatattattatatatattatatttttatatatatatttggagaaagggagagtgagagagtgcacgcaggtatttttaagtattcttagTAGTTCCTACCTCTACCCACtgacttctctctcctcctcagccCATCCTAATTTGGAGTGAGATAGTCTTTTCCCCACCCCTAGAAGTCTTTTTGGAACAGTGACATCCTTTCATCTCCCAACCAATTACAACCCTGCTTCCTTGGCCATCCTCGTCCAGACAGAGATTCCGTCTATTTCTCATGCCGCTCCTGGAGTTACTCTGACGGCTAATTCTACAGTCCATGGCTGCTCACAAACATTTCCATAGCTCTCCATCATCCTAATTGTTACAGTAAAAATCCCATTCCAGAGCACATGGTACACATTAACGTCTTGCCTGCCTTCTTATCCTCAAGCTTTACCACTGCCCGCACTTAGTCTAAAATTGAACCATACTGAAGAATTTGAGTTCcttccatcaatttttttttttcaaattactaaTTTCTAGCTCAGGGATTCTCTGTATTAGGGTACATGAAATTCACCTACAGAGCTTGTTTAAACAGATCGCAGGTCCTCACCCTAATGATTCTGATGCAGGAAATGTGGGGTTGAGAATTTGCATgtctaacaagttcccaagtgatgctgatgcAGCTGGTTCCAGGCACACAGTTCCTTGGGAATCCCTG
Protein-coding regions in this window:
- the KIF2B gene encoding kinesin-like protein KIF2B; the protein is MGLTKAGANYKHLSALGASGWLGLRSCCSNPKGPRKRAPTPPSFTMASQLCLPAAPRLASLKPLKPPLGDVQVGICVAIQRSDGRIHLAVVTEIKRENSWVTVEWIEKGVKKGKKVDLETIFLLNPALASAEHPTASSLLPLSLGPSSAIGDQCSGARWIAAIPQKNETPSGDSLALRVPSNPCLMKRKKSPCLREIEKLQKQREKRRRLQLEIRAQRALNVNTGNPNYEIMRMIEEYRRHLDCSKVSSLEPREDHRICVCVRKRPLNQRETTMKDLDIITIPSDNVVMVHESKQKVDLTRYLENQTFCFDHAFDDTASNELVYQFTAQPLVESIFRKGMATCFAYGQTGSGKTHTMGGAFSGRDQDCSKGIYALVAQDVFLLLRTTAYEKLDLKVYGTFFEIYGGKVYDLLNWKKKLQVLEDGNQQIQVVGLQEQEVCSVEDVLNLVELGNSCRTSGQTSVNAHSSRSHAVFQIILKSGGNLHGKFSLVDLAGNERGADTAKANRKRQLEGAEINKSLLALKECIRALGQNKSHTPFRASKLTQVLRDSFIGQNSSTCMIATISPGMASCENTLNTLRYANRVKELTLDFRPHHRCLYPVGPEVPRMLENHITDSKTSLQGDGFIKISGDIQSEKEKQVKDIETLPTPLAEDTRTSWKGSSQGPGKNIQETAGGVNCDVDFCIAQLLSILDQKIGILTEIQKKLKLLRADLQKKTKYGGASGKRTDLK